A single Fusobacterium hominis DNA region contains:
- a CDS encoding cupin domain-containing protein — protein MVNIWKICTILKVSFSFFIDDEEELTIVDEKNISPILESNDLMKLYPIFPFDHNKKFEILTIELKPGCNHISQPHNSEVEEYIIIDDGVLELTVENQTFTLSKGQSIKFLANKVYVYKNTHNTTTRFHNVIFY, from the coding sequence GTGGTAAATATATGGAAAATATGTACTATATTAAAAGTATCATTTTCATTTTTTATAGATGATGAAGAAGAACTAACTATTGTCGACGAAAAAAATATCTCACCTATTTTAGAAAGTAATGACCTTATGAAGCTATATCCTATTTTTCCATTTGATCATAATAAAAAATTTGAGATTTTAACAATTGAATTAAAACCTGGATGTAATCATATATCTCAGCCTCATAACTCAGAAGTAGAAGAATATATTATTATAGATGATGGAGTTTTAGAACTCACTGTTGAAAATCAAACTTTTACTTTATCTAAAGGGCAATCTATAAAATTTTTAGCCAATAAAGTTTATGTATATAAAAATACTCACAATACCACTACTAGATTTCATAATGTGATCTTTTACTAA
- a CDS encoding M20 metallopeptidase family protein, which yields MKEILRKFRRELHQIPEPAFEEKSTAKYIRQKLSEHNIPYEEIKTEYYDTGTLVYFKGEKGCIAFRSDIDGLPIVEENKCEFISRNKNCHACGHDGHAATLLTFAIWLKNLQESGKKLKKSIVLIFQPGEEGKGGARYLSKHPSYLNKHIEAIFGMHLSPLFPQGTIASKPGPVMAQTINLDIKVTGHGTHGAQPQNGIDTILATSRLIDAYQSVVSRNISPFENVVVTIGSIHGGVTRNIIPETVSLLGTVRLFNKDIIPKIEKRMSDINRGFEISYGVKIDFGFTPVYSPVVNDPVLFEKFKLAVDPDKLIICTPQMIAEDFSFYLQDTPGVFFFLGVRNEEKGFTQPLHNPKFNFDEDALLLGLQTFENICNIMEVF from the coding sequence ATGAAAGAGATTCTTAGAAAATTTAGAAGAGAATTACACCAAATTCCTGAACCAGCATTTGAAGAGAAAAGCACAGCAAAATATATAAGACAGAAGCTATCTGAGCATAATATTCCCTATGAAGAAATAAAAACAGAATATTATGACACTGGAACACTTGTATATTTTAAGGGAGAAAAAGGGTGTATTGCATTTAGAAGTGATATTGATGGCCTTCCTATTGTAGAAGAAAACAAATGTGAGTTTATATCTAGAAATAAAAACTGTCATGCTTGTGGTCATGATGGTCATGCAGCTACTCTTTTGACATTTGCTATCTGGTTAAAAAATCTTCAAGAAAGTGGGAAAAAATTAAAAAAATCTATTGTTTTAATTTTTCAACCTGGTGAAGAAGGAAAAGGAGGAGCTAGATATCTATCTAAACATCCATCTTATTTAAATAAACATATCGAAGCTATCTTTGGTATGCATTTATCACCACTTTTTCCTCAGGGAACTATAGCCTCTAAACCAGGTCCTGTTATGGCCCAAACAATCAATCTTGATATTAAGGTTACGGGACATGGAACTCATGGTGCACAACCTCAAAATGGTATAGATACAATCCTTGCAACCTCAAGACTTATTGATGCTTACCAAAGTGTTGTCTCTAGAAATATTTCTCCATTTGAAAATGTAGTTGTTACAATAGGTTCTATACATGGCGGTGTAACTAGAAATATAATTCCTGAAACAGTTAGTCTTTTAGGAACTGTTAGACTTTTCAATAAAGATATTATCCCTAAAATTGAAAAAAGAATGAGTGATATAAATAGAGGATTTGAAATTTCTTATGGAGTTAAAATTGATTTTGGATTTACACCTGTTTATTCGCCAGTAGTCAATGACCCTGTCCTCTTTGAAAAATTCAAACTAGCTGTAGACCCAGATAAACTAATTATTTGTACTCCTCAAATGATAGCAGAGGATTTTTCTTTTTATCTTCAAGATACGCCAGGAGTTTTCTTTTTCTTAGGTGTTAGAAATGAAGAAAAAGGATTTACTCAACCTCTACATAATCCAAAATTTAACTTTGATGAAGATGCACTTCTTTTAGGTCTTCAAACTTTTGAAAATATCTGTAATATTATGGAAGTGTTTTAA
- a CDS encoding NUDIX hydrolase, producing MNVEDLKFLKVAIKKHPTTGMDLEFLIKQDAVAAMVINEKGDKTLLVKQYRPGVDKEVYEIPAGLIDPGEKAIDTLYRELAEETGYQPKDYNIICSSEQPLSVSPGYTQEKLYIYIVQLKNDSTTPQKLNLDEGEDLTNHWFKLSEVENMSQDMKTIFALYLYKDMKSIENS from the coding sequence ATGAACGTAGAAGATTTAAAATTTTTAAAAGTTGCTATAAAAAAACATCCAACTACAGGAATGGACTTAGAATTTCTTATAAAACAAGATGCTGTTGCTGCAATGGTTATAAATGAAAAAGGAGATAAAACATTACTTGTAAAACAATATAGACCTGGAGTGGATAAAGAGGTATATGAAATTCCAGCTGGACTTATTGACCCAGGTGAGAAAGCTATAGATACTCTCTATAGAGAATTAGCAGAAGAAACAGGATATCAACCTAAAGATTACAATATAATCTGTAGTAGTGAACAACCACTATCTGTTTCTCCTGGGTATACACAAGAAAAATTATACATATATATTGTTCAACTAAAAAATGATTCAACTACACCTCAAAAATTAAATCTTGATGAGGGAGAAGACCTAACAAACCACTGGTTTAAACTAAGTGAAGTTGAAAATATGTCTCAAGATATGAAAACTATATTTGCACTATATCTCTATAAGGATATGAAAAGTATAGAAAATAGTTAA
- a CDS encoding multidrug resistance efflux transporter family protein translates to MCPILFIILISKKQVQEGLVSIIKYPKEWLFCSTIGFGLFYLPLCFASTFVQGWLLQLNCSRSSNDTYYFKCQLTIN, encoded by the coding sequence ATGTGTCCTATTCTATTTATAATTTTAATATCTAAAAAGCAAGTACAAGAAGGTTTAGTATCTATAATTAAATACCCAAAAGAGTGGTTATTTTGCAGCACAATAGGTTTTGGTCTATTTTATTTGCCACTATGTTTTGCGTCAACATTTGTTCAAGGTTGGTTGCTTCAACTTAATTGTAGCAGGAGCTCTAATGACACCTATTATTTCAAATGCCAACTAACAATCAACTAA
- a CDS encoding GntR family transcriptional regulator has translation MLKIYDDVMGKTNLTFAYNILKQNILRLDLKPGQELKEPELQTKLRMSRTPIREAMILLKHEGLVETLHSGTCVSKIDRQRFKDGRMMRICLETRMMELACEEFPDEYLKRLEEIVERQEYILDTTRDYIEFHNLDIDFHKAIFEGVDYGNLFHMAYNGFYDYLRVRQLNSSSKIRDTFVLDGHKKLYEIIKTKNVDLIHEVLEEHFSRLDPKLNHFIEEYPHYFK, from the coding sequence ATGTTGAAAATATATGACGATGTGATGGGAAAAACCAATTTGACTTTTGCTTATAATATTCTTAAACAGAATATTCTGCGTTTAGATCTAAAGCCTGGTCAGGAGCTTAAAGAACCTGAGCTTCAAACAAAGCTTAGAATGAGCAGAACACCTATAAGAGAAGCCATGATTCTACTAAAACACGAAGGACTTGTAGAAACACTTCACAGTGGAACATGTGTCAGTAAAATTGATAGACAAAGATTCAAAGATGGACGTATGATGAGAATATGTCTTGAAACAAGAATGATGGAACTTGCATGTGAAGAATTTCCTGATGAGTATTTAAAAAGGCTTGAGGAGATAGTTGAAAGACAAGAGTATATCCTAGATACTACTAGAGATTACATAGAATTTCATAATCTAGATATAGATTTTCACAAAGCTATATTTGAAGGTGTCGATTATGGAAATCTCTTCCATATGGCTTACAATGGATTTTATGATTATTTAAGAGTAAGACAGCTAAATTCATCATCAAAAATAAGAGATACATTTGTCTTAGATGGACATAAGAAATTATATGAGATTATAAAAACTAAAAATGTAGATCTTATCCATGAGGTGTTAGAAGAACATTTCTCAAGATTAGATCCAAAGTTAAATCACTTTATAGAAGAGTATCCACATTATTTCAAATAA
- a CDS encoding ATP-binding cassette domain-containing protein, whose amino-acid sequence MKLIEIENLNLEIDGEKLLKNINLSIESGEIVALAGESGSGKTLTTKFILGILPERSIVKYDKFEKPCKIGAVFQNAFTSLNPTVKIGSQLKKIYEGHYGKSKEWKERVLHILKKVGIKDSEIVLSKYPFETSGGEKQRIVIAGALIGNPQLLIADEVTTALDLKTKKEVIDLFKNIQAKTGISILFISHDLDAIRGFANRVYVTYKGEIVEENSCEEIFKHQTHPYVQKLMGLSQKLWVRGE is encoded by the coding sequence TTGAAGCTAATAGAGATTGAAAACTTAAATTTAGAAATAGATGGAGAAAAGCTTTTAAAAAATATTAATCTTTCAATTGAAAGTGGAGAAATAGTAGCTCTAGCTGGAGAATCTGGAAGTGGAAAAACATTAACGACTAAGTTTATTTTAGGAATTTTACCAGAAAGAAGTATAGTTAAATATGATAAGTTTGAAAAACCTTGTAAGATAGGAGCTGTTTTTCAAAATGCTTTCACCTCTCTTAATCCAACAGTGAAGATAGGAAGTCAGCTAAAAAAAATTTATGAAGGACACTATGGAAAAAGTAAAGAATGGAAAGAAAGAGTCTTACACATTCTAAAAAAAGTAGGAATAAAAGATAGTGAAATTGTACTTTCAAAATATCCATTTGAAACAAGTGGAGGAGAAAAGCAAAGAATTGTAATAGCAGGAGCATTAATTGGAAATCCTCAACTTTTAATAGCAGATGAGGTAACTACAGCTTTAGATTTAAAAACTAAAAAAGAAGTCATAGATCTATTTAAAAATATTCAGGCTAAAACTGGGATATCTATACTTTTTATATCCCATGATCTAGATGCAATAAGAGGTTTTGCAAATAGAGTTTATGTGACATATAAAGGTGAGATTGTAGAAGAAAATAGTTGTGAAGAAATATTTAAACATCAAACTCACCCATATGTACAAAAACTTATGGGTCTTTCACAGAAGCTATGGGTCAGAGGAGAATAG
- a CDS encoding multidrug resistance efflux transporter family protein, translating to MPTNNQLMSSFLVAVFSGFIATTLFFKATNLANDSPNILAAIESTQVTEIVFTILGRNMLGNNTPSMQSLVGIGLIIVGITLGSFLKEKHIE from the coding sequence ATGCCAACTAACAATCAACTAATGAGTTCATTTTTAGTAGCTGTTTTTTCAGGATTTATAGCAACTACGCTATTTTTTAAAGCTACAAATTTAGCAAATGACTCACCTAATATTTTAGCAGCAATAGAATCTACTCAAGTTACAGAAATAGTATTTACAATTTTAGGTAGAAATATGTTAGGAAATAATACTCCATCAATGCAATCTTTAGTAGGGATAGGATTAATTATAGTTGGAATAACTTTGGGAAGTTTTTTAAAAGAAAAGCATATTGAGTAG
- a CDS encoding ABC transporter ATP-binding protein, with amino-acid sequence MVLKVDKLCKSYEKGFFLFKKKKDILKNISFEVNTGEIFSIIGQSGAGKSTIGKIILGIEKKDSGTIEFLDKPLEQRNIRDIQMIFQDPYSSLNPAMKIKDILAEPLKANGEKNKLVLEEKVGNMLEEVGLHKACGDKYPDELSGGQRQRVVIGAAMILDPKLVVCDEPVASLDLSIQRQILKLIKKFNREKNTTFIFISHDLGVVYNISDRILVLYKGETQEISDVLDFFDCPKSDYGKELLDGIRIKK; translated from the coding sequence ATGGTTTTAAAAGTAGATAAACTTTGCAAAAGTTATGAAAAAGGATTTTTTCTTTTTAAAAAGAAAAAAGATATTTTAAAAAACATATCTTTTGAAGTTAATACAGGGGAAATTTTTTCTATAATAGGTCAGTCAGGTGCTGGAAAATCTACAATAGGAAAAATAATACTAGGAATAGAAAAAAAAGATTCGGGAACTATTGAGTTTTTAGATAAACCACTTGAACAACGTAATATAAGAGATATTCAAATGATATTTCAAGATCCGTATAGCTCTTTAAATCCAGCAATGAAAATAAAAGATATTTTAGCAGAACCGCTGAAGGCAAATGGAGAAAAAAATAAATTAGTTTTAGAGGAAAAAGTTGGAAATATGCTAGAGGAAGTAGGACTTCATAAGGCATGTGGAGATAAATATCCAGATGAGTTAAGTGGCGGACAAAGACAAAGAGTAGTAATTGGTGCTGCTATGATATTAGATCCAAAACTTGTTGTATGTGATGAACCAGTAGCTTCATTAGATCTATCAATTCAAAGACAGATATTAAAACTTATAAAGAAATTTAATAGAGAGAAAAATACCACATTTATATTTATATCTCATGATTTAGGTGTTGTATATAATATCTCAGATAGAATTTTAGTTTTATATAAAGGTGAAACTCAGGAAATAAGTGATGTTTTAGATTTTTTCGATTGCCCTAAAAGTGATTATGGAAAAGAACTTTTAGATGGGATAAGAATAAAAAAATAA